In one Vibrio sp. VB16 genomic region, the following are encoded:
- a CDS encoding adenylate kinase, which produces MRKIAVFGKPGSGKSTVSKSLALATGIPLHQLDSIVYKKNGELVEREIFDEAHESILCSESWIIDGFGPIGSFNKRLEVADTLVYIDLPYPVSYWFVTKRFLKGLFVKPEGWPDGSSVLKGTMESYKVLRLCPKFWNDDFMSRLKEKSNSKDVHVIRTVTELNHFVLQQLK; this is translated from the coding sequence ATGAGAAAAATAGCCGTTTTTGGTAAGCCGGGCAGTGGAAAGTCTACGGTAAGTAAATCGTTAGCTTTAGCGACAGGTATACCACTTCATCAGTTAGATTCAATAGTTTATAAGAAGAATGGCGAACTTGTAGAACGCGAAATATTTGATGAAGCACACGAAAGTATTTTGTGCTCGGAAAGTTGGATCATTGATGGTTTTGGACCTATAGGCTCATTTAACAAACGTCTGGAGGTGGCGGATACATTAGTTTATATCGATCTCCCGTATCCAGTTAGTTATTGGTTTGTTACTAAGCGCTTTCTCAAGGGACTCTTTGTAAAACCAGAAGGTTGGCCTGATGGTAGTTCAGTACTGAAAGGAACAATGGAAAGCTACAAAGTATTAAGGCTATGTCCAAAGTTCTGGAATGATGACTTTATGTCTAGGTTAAAAGAAAAATCGAATAGTAAAGATGTCCACGTAATCAGAACCGTTACCGAGTTGAACCATTTTGTCTTACAGCAATTAAAGTGA
- a CDS encoding IS630 family transposase (programmed frameshift), whose protein sequence is MKSLNNIDFKKLASQQKSMQMKMRFLALAHFKDGASRTQIAKSLKVSRTSVNKWVQIFLEEGIDGFQEKPRTGRPAFLTLAQREQLSQYIKTEAENSSGGRLTGSDIHAYIINNFDKHYHPNSIYYLLEHMGFSWITSRSKHPKQSPQAQDDFKKFKIETILKIPGHIRLEHVDVWFQDEARFGQQNTTTRLWAERGTRPRVVKQQQFEYAYLFGSVCPARGIGEAMVVPWVNKDIMIEHLKQISEMTQIGRHAVVIMDGAGWHTEDIVNQFDNVSIIKLPPYSPELNPIEQVWSWLRQHYLANQSFERYDDIVSQICTAWNGFLESSKRVTEMCSRSWIDLTS, encoded by the exons ATGAAAAGCCTCAATAATATCGACTTCAAAAAGCTTGCTAGTCAGCAAAAATCTATGCAGATGAAAATGCGTTTTTTGGCCTTGGCACACTTCAAAGACGGAGCTTCTAGAACCCAAATTGCAAAATCTCTTAAAGTGAGCAGAACCAGCGTGAATAAATGGGTTCAAATCTTTCTAGAAGAAGGTATCGATGGTTTCCAAGAAAAACCACGAACTGGAAGACCAGCATTTTTGACTCTGGCTCAACGTGAGCAACTCAGCCAATACATCAAAACAGAAGCTGAAAACTCATCAGGTGGTCGACTGACTGGCAGTGATATACACGCTTACATAATTAATAATTTCGATAAGCACTATCACCCAAACTCCATCTACTATCTGCTCGAGCATATGGGCTTTTCTTGGATAACGTCACGCTCAAAACACCCTAAACAATCGCCACAAGCTCAGGACGATTTT AAAAAATTCAAAATTGAAACGATCCTCAAGATCCCTGGTCACATAAGGCTTGAGCACGTTGATGTTTGGTTTCAGGATGAAGCCAGATTCGGCCAGCAAAACACGACAACACGACTTTGGGCAGAACGAGGAACTCGGCCTCGAGTTGTGAAACAACAGCAATTTGAATACGCCTATCTGTTTGGTTCCGTTTGTCCCGCAAGAGGTATAGGTGAGGCAATGGTCGTCCCTTGGGTCAATAAAGATATTATGATTGAACACTTGAAACAGATATCTGAAATGACCCAAATTGGGCGTCATGCAGTGGTGATAATGGATGGTGCAGGATGGCATACCGAAGATATCGTTAACCAATTCGATAATGTCAGTATCATCAAACTTCCACCATATTCCCCGGAGTTGAATCCTATCGAGCAAGTTTGGAGTTGGCTACGACAACATTACCTCGCCAACCAAAGTTTTGAGCGCTATGACGATATAGTTTCTCAAATATGCACCGCATGGAATGGCTTTTTAGAAAGCTCAAAGAGAGTCACGGAAATGTGTTCTAGAAGCTGGATAGACCTGACCAGTTAA
- a CDS encoding sensor domain-containing diguanylate cyclase, protein MECKDKLLTRYYTVLDSLPDHVFIFSESGIYIDVYGGEDNRTGFDCKPFIGRSLYDVAPPEMATQFHSNIRRALDENATQFVQYHFANQDMIMLPNDVTPPKELWFEGTIKPLPITENGERTVVWMARNITHRYYLEERLKRLSETDELTGILNRRAFMSHLAEELKRYHRYQTNVTLLMLDIDRFKNVNDQLGHQSGDEVIKHIVNLCQLGIREVDCLGRIGGEEFAIVLGHTEMDRAVDIAERIRKSVSSCPCEIDGYMVNVTVSIGISRLINTDDNIKFILSRADKAMYYSKGDGRNKVTVYRDNLSDLS, encoded by the coding sequence ATGGAATGCAAAGATAAGTTACTTACGCGGTATTATACGGTTTTGGATTCGCTTCCTGATCACGTATTTATTTTCTCCGAATCAGGCATCTATATCGATGTTTACGGAGGGGAAGATAATAGAACGGGTTTCGATTGTAAGCCATTTATAGGTCGCTCTTTGTATGATGTTGCTCCTCCGGAGATGGCCACTCAGTTTCATTCCAATATTCGTCGCGCATTAGATGAGAATGCAACGCAGTTTGTTCAATATCACTTTGCTAATCAAGATATGATTATGCTCCCTAATGATGTTACCCCTCCCAAAGAACTATGGTTTGAAGGCACGATTAAACCATTACCTATCACTGAGAATGGTGAGAGAACTGTCGTTTGGATGGCTCGAAATATCACGCATCGTTATTATTTAGAGGAACGACTCAAAAGGTTATCTGAAACCGATGAATTGACCGGTATTTTGAACAGAAGAGCCTTCATGTCTCATCTTGCCGAAGAACTTAAAAGGTATCACCGGTATCAAACGAATGTGACGTTATTGATGCTGGATATTGATCGATTCAAGAATGTGAATGATCAATTGGGTCATCAATCTGGGGATGAAGTAATAAAACATATCGTGAATTTGTGCCAATTGGGAATTAGAGAAGTCGATTGTTTGGGACGAATTGGAGGAGAAGAGTTTGCTATTGTCTTAGGGCATACTGAAATGGATAGGGCGGTCGATATTGCCGAAAGAATCAGGAAGTCAGTGTCATCTTGTCCGTGTGAGATCGATGGTTACATGGTTAATGTGACGGTGAGTATCGGTATTTCTCGGTTGATAAACACGGACGATAATATTAAGTTTATTTTGTCGAGAGCGGATAAAGCGATGTATTACTCAAAAGGTGACGGTAGAAATAAAGTCACGGTTTATAGGGACAATTTAAGCGACCTTTCATAA
- a CDS encoding GtrA family protein, with translation MDATKLLKFAFVGGVGFVVDTLVFILLYQILELDMMVARLFAFIVAATTTWLGNRLFTFSSQCTSNKLIQWQRFISVACFSAIPNFLVFKLVMSLINSYFLSVYIALALGVLTGMVSNFLLSERWVFATREPNSNQ, from the coding sequence ATGGACGCAACTAAATTATTGAAGTTTGCCTTCGTTGGCGGTGTCGGTTTTGTCGTCGACACCTTGGTATTTATCTTACTTTACCAAATACTTGAACTCGACATGATGGTTGCTAGACTGTTCGCATTTATCGTTGCTGCCACTACAACATGGTTAGGGAATCGACTATTTACATTTTCTAGCCAATGTACAAGCAACAAGCTTATACAATGGCAAAGATTTATTTCTGTCGCTTGCTTTTCTGCAATACCTAATTTTTTAGTTTTCAAGCTCGTTATGAGCTTGATTAATAGTTATTTTCTGAGTGTTTATATCGCCCTCGCCCTCGGCGTATTGACCGGTATGGTAAGCAACTTTTTGTTAAGTGAACGATGGGTATTCGCGACACGCGAACCGAATTCAAATCAGTGA
- a CDS encoding putative quinol monooxygenase: MTSRVYVLAQFKPKENKEAELFEVLKALEPDANREEGCVQYLLTRQISHPSATRNEYTIVFNEIWKDAESWAAHGRRKQIQNFFDTQVVAETGLVDDAIVTAYTDEAENYDAPIFE, translated from the coding sequence ATGACAAGTCGAGTTTACGTTCTAGCCCAATTTAAACCCAAAGAAAATAAAGAAGCGGAATTGTTTGAAGTGCTTAAGGCGCTTGAACCAGATGCGAATAGAGAAGAAGGTTGTGTTCAATATCTTTTGACTCGTCAAATATCTCACCCTAGTGCAACAAGAAACGAATACACAATCGTCTTTAACGAGATTTGGAAAGATGCTGAATCTTGGGCGGCGCACGGACGTAGAAAACAAATACAGAACTTTTTCGATACTCAGGTTGTCGCTGAGACAGGCCTAGTTGATGATGCGATAGTGACGGCCTATACGGATGAAGCAGAGAACTATGATGCTCCGATATTCGAGTAG